One part of the Paenibacillus silvisoli genome encodes these proteins:
- a CDS encoding A24 family peptidase, which produces MTQIDGVLAAILIGLAFVYDIRQLRIPNLLTVSFFAAGLLYQLVADGWHGAAFSLAGALAGFLPLLVLYALKGIGAGDVKLFGALGAVVGAEQTLQVLLYSILYGGVFGAALLVLNQTFARRMLLLGVSLFSQNRDLLAGGVESLKKERLRFPFMIAVLPGAVTAWFLAI; this is translated from the coding sequence ATGACTCAGATCGATGGCGTTCTCGCGGCAATCCTGATCGGTCTTGCGTTTGTTTACGATATCCGGCAGCTTCGCATTCCTAACCTGCTGACGGTTTCCTTTTTTGCGGCAGGACTCCTGTATCAGCTTGTTGCCGATGGATGGCACGGGGCCGCATTCTCTCTTGCCGGGGCGTTGGCTGGTTTCCTTCCGCTCCTTGTGCTATATGCGCTTAAAGGGATTGGAGCCGGCGACGTGAAGCTGTTCGGAGCGCTGGGTGCCGTCGTTGGCGCTGAGCAAACGCTGCAGGTGCTGTTGTATTCCATTTTGTACGGCGGTGTATTCGGAGCTGCGCTTCTTGTCCTGAACCAAACGTTTGCAAGGCGGATGCTGCTGCTTGGCGTCTCGTTATTCTCGCAAAACCGGGATCTGCTGGCAGGCGGGGTGGAAAGTTTGAAGAAGGAGCGGTTGCGCTTTCCGTTTATGATCGCCGTGCTACCCGGAGCGGTTACGGCTTGGTTCCTTGCGATTTAA
- a CDS encoding TIGR01777 family oxidoreductase has translation MKVAVTGGTGYVGKLLVQALLNRGDEVWVVSRFENKQNKKTKLHYVTWSQLAESPVLLEGIDGIVNLAGESINRRWNKEGKAAILNSRLNAARSIAKVVEALNRKPSVVVNASGISIYGTDGSVAHDEWSPVAANDFLSSVVEKWEAAADRIHVNRLIKLRIGLVLGMQDGAFPKMLLPYKLLTGGRIGSGKQWIPWIHEDDMVRLILFCLANPDIKGAVNACAPEPVTNDQFGRAIGKAMRRPHWFPVPGFLLKLALGELSFLILEGSRAVPRKSLELGFEFRYNTVHEAMAQLLGRKNK, from the coding sequence ATGAAAGTGGCGGTAACCGGAGGAACGGGGTATGTTGGAAAGCTGCTGGTTCAAGCATTGCTGAACCGAGGAGACGAGGTATGGGTCGTATCAAGGTTCGAGAATAAACAGAACAAGAAGACGAAGCTGCATTACGTCACATGGTCGCAGCTTGCCGAGTCGCCGGTCCTGCTGGAGGGCATCGACGGTATCGTCAACCTGGCGGGCGAATCCATCAACCGCCGCTGGAATAAGGAAGGCAAAGCCGCGATTCTAAACTCCCGACTAAACGCTGCCCGGTCGATCGCCAAGGTGGTCGAAGCGCTGAATCGCAAGCCTTCCGTCGTCGTGAACGCCTCCGGCATTTCGATTTACGGTACGGACGGATCCGTGGCGCACGATGAATGGAGCCCGGTTGCAGCGAACGACTTTCTTTCATCTGTCGTAGAAAAATGGGAAGCCGCGGCAGACCGCATTCACGTGAACCGGCTTATAAAGCTGCGGATCGGGCTCGTGCTGGGCATGCAGGACGGCGCGTTCCCGAAAATGCTGCTGCCTTATAAGCTGCTGACCGGCGGCCGCATTGGCAGCGGGAAGCAATGGATTCCGTGGATTCATGAGGACGATATGGTGCGCCTCATCTTGTTTTGCCTCGCTAATCCGGATATTAAGGGAGCGGTTAATGCCTGCGCCCCTGAACCCGTCACGAACGATCAATTCGGACGGGCAATCGGCAAGGCGATGAGAAGGCCTCACTGGTTCCCTGTACCAGGCTTTCTGTTGAAGCTCGCTCTCGGAGAGCTGTCCTTCCTGATCCTGGAGGGAAGCAGAGCCGTGCCGCGCAAGTCGCTGGAGCTCGGGTTCGAATTCCGCTATAACACGGTACATGAAGCGATGGCACAGCTGCTTGGCCGGAAAAATAAGTAA
- a CDS encoding deoxyribonuclease IV, giving the protein MLKIGSHVSFSDKGLLTAANEAVSYGSSTFMIYTGAPQNTRRKPIEDLYIPDGKVAMGNAGIDEIIVHAPYIVNLGSYKDDTFELAVRFLQEEIRRTDAIGVRNIVLHPGAYTDKDAEYGISRIAEGLNEVLNGTKETNVNIALETMAGKGTEIGRSFDEIASIIDKVGANERLTVCMDTCHMHDAGYDIVDDIDGVLNEFDRIVGLDRVAVVHVNDSKNPRGAGKDRHAPIGAGWIGHDAIRNIVHHEALKGRPFILETPWIGQDDKTSRPMYEAEIALLRGDTHTRFGGEFLEDVERLHHFFNKQDISHRDYVLAVWDVLKNDAKAKKADPREPMDRLYDLVAEHRILPELSEEDINKRITAWFAGKTLLVNA; this is encoded by the coding sequence ATGTTGAAAATCGGATCCCATGTTTCTTTTTCCGATAAAGGGCTGCTGACCGCAGCGAACGAAGCCGTTTCTTACGGTTCGAGCACATTCATGATTTACACCGGCGCACCGCAGAACACACGGCGCAAACCGATTGAAGATTTATATATTCCGGACGGCAAGGTAGCAATGGGCAATGCAGGCATTGACGAGATCATCGTTCACGCCCCGTACATCGTTAACCTGGGTTCGTACAAAGACGACACGTTCGAGCTGGCCGTCCGTTTCCTTCAAGAAGAAATCCGCCGCACGGACGCGATCGGCGTACGCAATATCGTGCTGCATCCGGGCGCTTATACGGATAAGGATGCCGAATACGGCATTTCCCGTATCGCGGAAGGTTTGAACGAAGTGCTGAACGGTACCAAGGAGACGAACGTTAACATCGCATTGGAAACAATGGCTGGCAAAGGCACCGAAATCGGCCGCAGCTTCGACGAGATCGCTTCGATTATCGATAAAGTCGGCGCAAACGAGCGTCTGACCGTTTGTATGGATACATGCCACATGCACGATGCCGGCTACGATATCGTGGACGACATCGACGGCGTGCTGAACGAGTTCGACCGCATCGTCGGCCTTGACCGCGTTGCCGTTGTACACGTCAATGACAGCAAGAACCCTCGCGGCGCGGGCAAGGACCGTCACGCTCCGATCGGCGCAGGCTGGATCGGCCATGACGCGATCCGCAATATCGTGCATCACGAGGCGCTTAAAGGCCGTCCGTTTATTTTGGAAACGCCATGGATCGGACAAGACGACAAAACGTCCCGTCCGATGTACGAAGCGGAAATCGCGCTGCTGCGCGGCGATACGCATACGCGTTTCGGCGGCGAGTTCCTGGAGGATGTGGAGCGTCTGCACCACTTCTTCAACAAACAGGACATCAGCCACCGCGACTACGTGCTCGCCGTTTGGGACGTGCTGAAGAACGACGCGAAAGCGAAGAAAGCCGATCCGCGCGAGCCGATGGACCGTTTGTACGACCTCGTGGCCGAGCACCGCATTTTGCCGGAGCTGTCCGAAGAGGACATCAATAAGCGGATTACGGCTTGGTTTGCCGGCAAAACGCTGCTTGTTAATGCATAA
- a CDS encoding NAD(P)-binding domain-containing protein, with translation MFKIGFIGLGVMGEPMAANLLRKGYSVTVFNRTPGKADKLLELGADEAASPAAIARESDLIITMISNDDAIREVYYGENGLLGSIMPGTIVIDSSTISPALARELHASVSAKFGDFLDAPVTGSKPAAESGSLVFMAGGDIEVIHKVHDVLSAMGRKIIPMGPGGSGSTAKLAHNTIVGINVAALLEGMTIAASGGIDAKSFLELVNSGGAASKMAELKTPKLLDRDFSVQFSLALMLKDLRLASALSDELKTPTPVLETVKSLYQVGDAMGLGELDLSALAHGYEQWINKRITNHSNAEEVAAAAEAPATVTQDDDASAATGQNRRRTERLALNVPLKLSIYQWQQEGSFTGQLIDGTLCDLSENGLQIASGFPLAVDMFVVIHFPQDSELPPVTGRIIRIETNGSTFRYGCLLAGLAPYQRLQLEAYIKKQRITAD, from the coding sequence ATGTTCAAAATCGGGTTTATCGGGCTTGGCGTTATGGGCGAGCCGATGGCGGCGAATTTGCTGCGCAAAGGGTATTCCGTCACCGTATTCAACCGCACGCCTGGCAAAGCGGACAAGCTTCTCGAATTGGGCGCTGATGAAGCCGCTTCACCGGCTGCTATCGCTCGCGAATCGGATCTAATCATTACGATGATCAGCAACGACGACGCGATTCGCGAGGTGTATTACGGCGAGAACGGCCTGCTTGGCTCGATCATGCCGGGCACGATTGTTATAGACAGCAGCACGATTTCGCCTGCTTTGGCGCGTGAGCTCCATGCAAGCGTATCGGCGAAATTCGGCGACTTCCTCGATGCGCCGGTTACCGGAAGCAAGCCGGCTGCCGAGAGCGGTTCTCTTGTGTTTATGGCTGGCGGCGATATCGAGGTTATTCATAAAGTACATGACGTATTAAGCGCCATGGGACGCAAAATCATTCCGATGGGCCCGGGCGGCAGCGGCTCGACCGCGAAGCTGGCCCATAACACGATCGTCGGCATCAATGTGGCCGCCCTGCTTGAAGGCATGACCATTGCCGCAAGCGGCGGCATCGACGCCAAATCGTTTCTGGAGCTGGTCAATTCCGGCGGCGCCGCCAGCAAAATGGCTGAGCTCAAAACGCCTAAGCTGCTCGACCGCGACTTCAGCGTACAGTTCTCGCTGGCGCTGATGCTGAAGGATTTGCGTTTGGCCTCCGCGCTCTCCGATGAGCTCAAGACGCCGACCCCGGTTCTCGAGACGGTGAAGAGCCTGTATCAAGTCGGCGATGCGATGGGACTTGGCGAGCTGGACCTCTCCGCGCTGGCGCACGGCTACGAGCAATGGATCAATAAGCGCATTACGAATCACAGCAACGCGGAAGAAGTCGCAGCCGCCGCGGAAGCACCCGCTACTGTCACGCAAGACGACGACGCCTCCGCTGCAACGGGCCAAAACCGCAGACGGACCGAGCGCCTTGCGCTGAACGTGCCGCTGAAGCTCTCGATCTATCAATGGCAGCAGGAAGGCTCGTTTACCGGCCAGCTGATCGACGGCACGCTGTGCGACCTGTCCGAGAACGGCTTGCAAATCGCCTCCGGCTTCCCGCTGGCCGTCGATATGTTCGTCGTCATTCACTTCCCGCAGGATTCCGAGCTTCCTCCGGTGACCGGACGGATCATCCGGATCGAAACGAACGGCAGCACGTTCCGTTACGGCTGCTTGCTCGCCGGACTCGCGCCATACCAGCGCCTGCAGCTGGAAGCGTATATCAAGAAGCAGCGCATTACCGCTGACTGA
- the purU gene encoding formyltetrahydrofolate deformylase, with translation MQNIHQPGPSSQRPDKRNRARMLISCPDRPGIVAAVSHFLYEHGANIVQSDQYSMDPGGGMFFIRFEFDLKDLDAELPVLQEDFQRVADRFEMKWLTFRASRKKRLAIFVSKEDHCLLELLWQWQAGDLEADIAMVISNHPDMRGLVESFGIPYHHIPVTPDTKAEAEKKQLEIVSDKADIIVLARYMQIISPKFIEQFPNRIINIHHSFLPAFVGGKPYAQAYTRGVKIIGATAHYVTEELDGGPIIEQDVQRVSHRDDVDNLKRIGRTIERVVLARAVKWHVEDRILVHKNKTVVFN, from the coding sequence ATGCAAAACATTCATCAACCCGGACCGTCCTCGCAGCGGCCGGATAAGCGCAACCGCGCTCGCATGCTGATTTCGTGTCCGGATCGTCCAGGCATCGTTGCAGCCGTATCGCATTTTCTCTATGAGCATGGCGCGAATATCGTCCAATCCGACCAATATTCGATGGATCCGGGCGGCGGCATGTTCTTTATCCGATTCGAATTCGATCTGAAAGACCTGGATGCCGAGCTGCCGGTGCTCCAGGAAGATTTTCAGCGCGTGGCGGACCGCTTCGAAATGAAGTGGCTCACGTTCCGCGCAAGCCGCAAGAAGCGGCTGGCGATCTTCGTTTCCAAAGAGGATCACTGTCTGCTGGAGCTGTTGTGGCAGTGGCAGGCAGGCGACCTGGAAGCGGATATCGCCATGGTTATCAGCAACCACCCGGACATGAGAGGGCTCGTGGAATCGTTCGGCATCCCGTACCACCATATCCCGGTGACGCCGGATACGAAGGCGGAAGCCGAGAAGAAGCAGCTTGAGATCGTATCCGACAAGGCGGACATCATCGTGCTTGCCCGTTATATGCAAATCATTTCGCCGAAGTTCATCGAGCAGTTCCCGAACCGGATTATTAATATCCATCATTCCTTCTTGCCTGCCTTCGTTGGCGGCAAACCGTATGCCCAGGCCTACACGCGCGGCGTGAAAATTATCGGCGCGACGGCGCATTACGTGACCGAGGAGCTTGACGGCGGTCCGATCATCGAGCAGGACGTTCAGCGCGTCAGCCACCGCGACGATGTCGATAACTTGAAGCGCATCGGACGCACGATCGAGCGCGTCGTGCTTGCGCGTGCCGTCAAATGGCATGTCGAAGACCGGATTCTCGTTCACAAGAATAAGACGGTCGTTTTTAACTAG
- the tkt gene encoding transketolase produces the protein MTVTQKSIDQLSIDTVRTLAIDSIEKANSGHPGMPMGAAPMGYQLFAKTMNHNPSNPTWINRDRFVLSAGHGSMLLYSLLHLSGYDLPIEELQNFRQWGSKTPGHPEFGHTAGVDATTGPLGQGIAMAVGMAMAEAHLGATYNKQDLNVIDHYTFAICGDGDLMEGVASEAASLAAHLKLGKLVVLYDSNDISLDGELNLSFSENVQARFEAYGWQVLRVEDGNDLDALAKAVAAGQADTSKPTLIEVKTTIGYGSPNKGGKGGHLGTHGSPLGAEETVLTKQFYGWENEAFHVPAEVRSHFAEVKANGEKANAAWDAMFAQYKAAHPELAAQFETAISGELPEGWDQALPAYTPADKALSTRVASGNALNGLAKNVPNLIGGSADLESSTMTHLKGLPVFKPGSYEGRNVYFGVREFAMAAAINGMSLHGGIKAFGATFFVFTDYLRPAVRLSALMKQPVVYVLTHDSIAVGEDGPTHEPIEQLASLRIIPQLTVLRPADANETSAAWAYAVSKADQPVALVLTRQNLPVLEGTNEQARAGIEKGAYVISEAPNGKPQAQLIATGSEVQLAVAAQKALAAEGIQVRVISMPSFDLFERQPKAYKDSVILPEVKARLAIEMASPFGWERYVGDGGAVLGIDTFGASAKGDRVIAEYGFTVENVVNKVKGLL, from the coding sequence ATGACAGTTACACAGAAGTCCATCGACCAGCTTTCCATCGACACGGTTCGCACGCTTGCAATCGACTCGATCGAGAAAGCGAATTCCGGTCACCCTGGCATGCCTATGGGTGCGGCTCCGATGGGATACCAATTGTTCGCTAAAACGATGAATCACAACCCATCCAACCCAACGTGGATCAACCGCGACCGCTTCGTGCTTTCCGCAGGTCACGGCTCCATGCTGCTCTATAGCCTGCTTCACCTGTCGGGCTACGATCTGCCGATCGAAGAGCTTCAAAACTTCCGCCAATGGGGCTCCAAAACACCGGGTCACCCGGAGTTCGGCCACACAGCAGGCGTAGATGCGACTACAGGTCCGCTTGGACAAGGCATTGCGATGGCCGTTGGTATGGCTATGGCAGAAGCTCATCTTGGCGCGACTTACAATAAACAAGATCTGAACGTTATCGATCACTATACATTCGCGATTTGCGGCGACGGCGACCTGATGGAAGGCGTAGCAAGCGAAGCGGCTTCGCTCGCGGCTCACCTGAAGCTGGGCAAGCTTGTCGTGCTGTATGATTCCAACGATATCTCGCTGGACGGCGAGCTGAACCTGTCGTTCTCCGAGAACGTACAAGCCCGTTTCGAAGCGTACGGCTGGCAAGTGCTGCGCGTAGAAGACGGCAACGACCTGGACGCGCTGGCGAAAGCGGTAGCGGCTGGACAAGCGGATACAAGCAAGCCGACACTCATCGAAGTGAAAACGACGATCGGCTACGGCAGCCCGAACAAAGGCGGCAAAGGCGGCCACCTCGGCACGCACGGCAGCCCGCTCGGCGCTGAAGAGACGGTTCTCACGAAGCAATTCTATGGCTGGGAGAACGAGGCGTTCCACGTACCGGCTGAAGTGCGTTCCCACTTCGCGGAAGTGAAAGCGAACGGCGAGAAAGCAAACGCGGCATGGGATGCGATGTTTGCTCAATATAAAGCGGCTCACCCTGAGCTGGCTGCACAATTCGAAACCGCGATCAGCGGCGAATTGCCTGAGGGCTGGGATCAAGCTCTGCCGGCGTACACGCCAGCGGACAAAGCGCTTTCGACTCGCGTCGCTTCCGGTAACGCGCTGAACGGCTTGGCGAAAAACGTGCCAAACCTGATCGGCGGCTCCGCTGACCTGGAAAGCTCGACAATGACGCACCTGAAGGGCTTGCCTGTTTTCAAACCGGGCAGCTACGAAGGCCGCAACGTATACTTCGGCGTTCGCGAATTCGCAATGGCAGCGGCTATCAACGGCATGAGCCTGCACGGCGGCATCAAAGCATTCGGCGCAACGTTCTTCGTATTCACCGACTACCTGCGTCCGGCAGTTCGTCTGTCCGCGCTGATGAAGCAGCCGGTTGTTTACGTGCTGACGCATGACAGTATCGCAGTAGGCGAAGACGGCCCGACGCACGAGCCGATCGAGCAATTGGCTTCCCTGCGCATCATTCCGCAATTGACGGTTCTCCGTCCGGCGGACGCGAACGAAACGTCGGCGGCATGGGCATACGCGGTATCCAAAGCGGATCAACCGGTAGCTCTTGTCCTGACTCGTCAAAACCTGCCGGTACTCGAAGGCACGAACGAGCAAGCTCGCGCGGGCATCGAGAAAGGCGCATACGTCATCTCCGAAGCGCCAAACGGCAAGCCTCAAGCGCAATTGATCGCGACAGGCTCCGAGGTTCAACTGGCGGTAGCAGCTCAAAAGGCGCTTGCGGCTGAAGGCATCCAAGTTCGCGTGATCAGCATGCCGAGCTTCGATCTGTTCGAGCGTCAACCGAAAGCGTACAAAGATTCCGTCATCCTGCCGGAAGTGAAAGCGCGCCTTGCCATCGAAATGGCTTCCCCGTTCGGCTGGGAGCGTTACGTGGGCGACGGCGGCGCGGTACTGGGCATCGACACGTTCGGCGCTTCGGCTAAAGGCGACCGCGTAATCGCGGAATACGGCTTCACGGTCGAGAACGTTGTAAACAAAGTTAAAGGCCTGCTGTAA
- a CDS encoding DUF6382 domain-containing protein, whose amino-acid sequence MLNGLKVDFALKRGLEMIVDLESGITRERLDPIEIQMLQNQRIPKLLPLEWEDIDGAITLRYPISGKRMLMNGLQTQQLTMAEFYALLLAVVELLDDCKHYMLREECFLLHEQYMFVGENWEQPELAYVPLRDMKLVSSAGEAVLAMAIRWVGSIAEPDGNGMQQVFQHLRGEYVAWGKLRRTLLALLGDEYRASGANDLAETMTPASVAPSARRGPVAVPAFSGSTKAAETKRPAFSPAEAAPPLLSRAIPSGDEFQPLPLTELPDHSAESSPRRVWVIGAASLLIIALIWRFLYMSAPTQTNLLLCAGLTLMTAAAALIVNRRLQRSRGHEERSVWSERQPWQGEEDGFIPNSIPLRTGNRRLSAAEGQLGEAGQYHEATAEPVNEPYSPFGARPEGGSGNASRLQSNSFEQAANDATVLLGQDARDQSETDGSIPWLERMMDGHEAEKVKLEPSKFLIGRSSEGVNFVDKASGVSRAHLELTASHESWSVKDMGSRNGTTLNGTAMIPYKAYSLTDSDVLQLAGEQGPKYMFRAGGANMTKPSKPVLRTG is encoded by the coding sequence ATGCTTAATGGATTGAAAGTCGATTTTGCTTTGAAGCGCGGCTTGGAAATGATCGTCGATCTGGAATCGGGCATTACGCGGGAACGGCTCGATCCGATCGAAATTCAAATGCTGCAAAATCAGCGGATTCCGAAGCTGCTTCCGTTGGAGTGGGAAGACATCGACGGAGCGATTACGCTTCGTTATCCCATTAGCGGCAAACGTATGCTGATGAACGGCTTGCAAACCCAGCAGCTGACGATGGCGGAGTTTTATGCGCTGCTGCTGGCCGTCGTGGAGCTGCTGGATGACTGCAAGCATTACATGCTCCGCGAGGAATGTTTCTTGCTGCATGAGCAGTACATGTTCGTCGGCGAGAATTGGGAACAACCCGAGCTTGCGTATGTGCCGCTTCGCGACATGAAGCTTGTCTCGTCCGCAGGCGAAGCGGTTTTAGCTATGGCTATTCGGTGGGTCGGTTCGATTGCGGAGCCGGACGGGAACGGCATGCAGCAAGTATTTCAGCATTTGCGCGGCGAGTACGTCGCATGGGGGAAGCTTAGGCGGACGCTGCTGGCGCTGCTCGGAGATGAATATCGGGCTTCCGGCGCCAACGACTTGGCGGAAACGATGACGCCGGCATCGGTTGCGCCGTCCGCTCGGCGCGGGCCTGTGGCAGTGCCAGCCTTTTCAGGTTCAACTAAAGCAGCCGAAACTAAACGACCTGCATTCTCTCCTGCCGAAGCGGCACCGCCATTGTTATCGCGAGCTATACCATCAGGCGACGAGTTCCAACCGCTTCCGTTGACTGAGCTGCCGGATCACTCGGCTGAATCATCTCCAAGGCGTGTCTGGGTGATCGGCGCCGCAAGCTTGCTTATCATAGCGCTGATCTGGCGTTTCTTGTACATGTCCGCGCCTACGCAAACCAACCTGCTGCTCTGCGCTGGATTGACGTTGATGACCGCTGCGGCAGCTTTAATCGTAAATAGGCGGCTGCAAAGAAGCCGCGGGCATGAGGAGCGCAGCGTCTGGAGCGAGCGTCAGCCATGGCAGGGAGAGGAGGACGGCTTCATCCCGAACTCCATTCCGCTTAGGACCGGAAATCGAAGACTCTCAGCAGCAGAGGGGCAGCTTGGAGAAGCGGGCCAATACCACGAAGCCACAGCTGAACCTGTGAACGAACCTTATTCCCCGTTCGGCGCACGACCGGAAGGTGGCAGCGGCAACGCCTCTCGCTTGCAGTCGAATTCTTTTGAGCAAGCCGCCAACGATGCTACCGTACTGCTCGGGCAGGATGCCCGGGATCAGTCAGAGACCGATGGTTCAATTCCATGGCTGGAGCGGATGATGGACGGTCACGAGGCGGAGAAGGTGAAGCTGGAACCGAGCAAGTTTCTCATCGGCAGGTCGAGCGAAGGGGTTAACTTCGTGGACAAGGCTTCAGGCGTTTCAAGGGCGCATCTCGAGCTGACGGCCAGTCATGAAAGCTGGTCCGTCAAAGATATGGGCTCACGGAACGGAACAACCCTTAACGGAACAGCCATGATTCCGTACAAAGCCTATTCGTTGACCGACAGCGACGTGTTGCAGCTGGCAGGCGAGCAGGGACCGAAATATATGTTTCGCGCGGGCGGCGCGAACATGACAAAGCCCTCCAAGCCTGTTCTGCGCACAGGTTGA
- the ppnP gene encoding pyrimidine/purine nucleoside phosphorylase — protein MSQQFENVSVVTKANVYFDGKVTSRTVLFADGTKKTLGIMMPGEYEFGTDAKEIMEIQAGELKVLLPGDSEWISISGEGEFSVPANARFKLQVATVTDYICSYIQE, from the coding sequence ATGTCGCAACAATTCGAAAATGTGTCAGTCGTTACGAAAGCTAATGTGTATTTCGATGGTAAAGTAACAAGCCGCACGGTGCTGTTCGCGGACGGAACGAAAAAAACGCTCGGCATCATGATGCCGGGCGAATATGAATTCGGTACGGATGCGAAAGAAATCATGGAGATCCAAGCAGGCGAGCTGAAGGTTCTGCTGCCAGGCGATTCCGAGTGGATCAGCATCTCCGGCGAAGGCGAATTTTCCGTTCCGGCTAACGCGCGCTTCAAGCTGCAAGTGGCAACGGTAACCGATTATATCTGCTCTTATATTCAAGAATAA
- a CDS encoding glucose-6-phosphate isomerase — protein sequence MSKAVQFDYSKALAFIGQHEIDNLASQVRAAHDQLREGTGAGSDYLGWIDLPTNYDKEEFSRIQKAAAKIQSDSEVLVVIGIGGSYLGARAAIEMLSHSFYNLLPKEQRKTPQVLFAGNNISSTYVTHLLQLLEGRDWSINVISKSGTTTEPAIAFRVFREALEAKYGKAEARKRIYATTDRAKGALKKLATEEGYESFIIPDDVGGRYSVLTAVGLLPIAAAGINIEEMMKGAADAQQAYNNPNLAENEAYQYAAARNALYRKGKATEILVNYEPALHFVSEWWKQLYGESEGKDFKGIFPAAVDFSTDLHSMGQFIQEGNRNIFETVIQVKNVAEQIMIGHDEGDLDGLNFLTGQTMDFVNKKAFEGTLLAHTDGQVPNFVVNIADMKPYTFGYLVYFFEIACGISGYLLGVNPFDQPGVEAYKKNMFALLGKPGYEKEKAELEARL from the coding sequence ATGAGCAAAGCAGTTCAGTTTGATTACAGCAAGGCACTGGCCTTCATCGGCCAGCACGAAATCGACAATTTGGCGTCGCAGGTGCGCGCAGCGCACGACCAGCTCCGCGAAGGTACGGGCGCAGGCTCGGATTACCTCGGCTGGATCGACCTGCCGACGAATTATGATAAAGAAGAGTTTTCCCGCATTCAGAAAGCGGCTGCGAAAATCCAATCGGATTCCGAGGTGTTGGTTGTCATCGGCATCGGCGGTTCCTACCTGGGCGCGCGCGCCGCAATCGAAATGCTTTCGCATTCGTTCTATAACCTGCTTCCGAAGGAACAGCGCAAGACGCCTCAAGTTCTTTTCGCAGGCAACAACATCAGCTCTACATACGTAACGCACCTGCTGCAGCTGCTTGAAGGCCGCGACTGGTCGATCAACGTCATCTCGAAATCCGGTACGACGACGGAGCCCGCGATCGCGTTCCGCGTCTTCCGCGAAGCGCTGGAAGCGAAGTACGGCAAAGCCGAAGCGCGCAAACGGATTTATGCAACGACGGACCGCGCGAAAGGCGCGCTGAAGAAGCTGGCGACCGAAGAAGGCTACGAGTCCTTCATCATTCCGGACGACGTAGGCGGACGCTACTCCGTGCTGACGGCGGTAGGCTTGCTGCCGATTGCCGCTGCAGGCATCAACATCGAAGAGATGATGAAAGGCGCAGCGGACGCGCAGCAAGCGTACAACAATCCAAACCTGGCGGAGAACGAGGCGTACCAATACGCCGCAGCCCGCAACGCGCTGTACCGCAAAGGCAAAGCAACGGAAATTCTCGTGAACTACGAGCCGGCGCTGCACTTCGTTTCGGAGTGGTGGAAACAGCTGTACGGCGAGAGCGAAGGCAAAGACTTCAAAGGGATTTTCCCGGCAGCGGTGGACTTCTCGACCGACCTTCATTCCATGGGCCAATTCATTCAAGAAGGCAACCGCAATATCTTCGAAACGGTTATTCAAGTGAAGAACGTAGCGGAGCAAATTATGATCGGTCACGATGAGGGCGATCTGGACGGCCTGAACTTCCTGACCGGCCAAACGATGGATTTCGTCAACAAAAAAGCGTTCGAAGGCACGCTGCTTGCGCACACGGACGGCCAAGTGCCTAACTTTGTCGTGAACATCGCGGACATGAAGCCGTACACGTTCGGTTACCTCGTGTACTTCTTCGAAATCGCGTGCGGCATCAGCGGCTACCTGCTGGGCGTGAATCCGTTCGACCAGCCGGGCGTAGAAGCGTACAAGAAAAACATGTTCGCGCTGCTTGGCAAACCGGGCTACGAGAAAGAGAAGGCTGAGCTGGAAGCTCGCCTGTAA
- a CDS encoding DUF2621 family protein, translated as MAPNWFMYFIVFWACVMIVFMSIGGYFMFRKFLKVLPMRDGKSKLDWQNYWVERSRGMWPEESKDFLDKLVSPVPTAFRDIAKHSIAAKIAQVAVEGGATEVSRSHCIEGYIRATPKRDYRSLVTFLEKENIDYSAYTHLLNK; from the coding sequence ATGGCTCCGAATTGGTTCATGTATTTCATCGTGTTCTGGGCATGCGTCATGATTGTCTTTATGTCCATTGGCGGTTATTTTATGTTTCGTAAATTTCTTAAGGTACTCCCCATGCGGGACGGCAAATCGAAGCTGGATTGGCAAAATTACTGGGTAGAACGCAGCCGCGGCATGTGGCCCGAAGAGTCCAAGGATTTTCTCGATAAGCTGGTGTCGCCGGTGCCGACCGCATTCCGGGACATTGCAAAGCATTCGATCGCGGCGAAGATCGCGCAGGTTGCCGTAGAAGGCGGCGCAACGGAAGTGTCGCGCAGCCATTGCATCGAAGGCTACATACGGGCAACCCCTAAACGGGATTACCGCAGCTTGGTTACCTTCCTGGAGAAAGAGAACATCGATTACTCCGCCTATACGCATCTGCTGAATAAATAA